In Kaistella faecalis, a genomic segment contains:
- a CDS encoding plasmid pRiA4b ORF-3 family protein, with protein MVYKIRIILDAKDDIFRDVEIKEKQNLWNLHLGIKSAFTLMGEDLSLFNILDEEGMVVKTVPLEDMSDDGEGEIMSDVYITEAFEKVGDKVHFQYGFMDLWEFFCELVEIIDEKPAVNYPITVFRFGNMPLKAPSKGGKKAKKSSPIPLADDDFGNFDEDFSSGDFSDEDEGFDDEEDDFDDDFFEEDDTDEV; from the coding sequence ATGGTTTATAAAATCCGCATTATTTTAGATGCTAAAGATGATATCTTCCGCGATGTTGAGATCAAGGAAAAGCAGAATCTCTGGAATCTGCATTTGGGAATCAAGAGCGCATTTACGCTCATGGGCGAGGATCTTTCGCTTTTTAACATTCTGGATGAGGAGGGAATGGTTGTAAAAACAGTTCCGTTGGAAGATATGAGTGATGATGGGGAAGGAGAAATAATGTCGGATGTATATATTACCGAAGCTTTCGAAAAAGTAGGTGACAAAGTTCATTTCCAGTATGGTTTTATGGATCTTTGGGAGTTCTTCTGCGAGCTGGTAGAAATTATCGACGAAAAACCTGCTGTAAATTATCCTATTACCGTTTTCCGTTTCGGAAATATGCCGCTGAAAGCACCGAGTAAAGGAGGAAAGAAAGCAAAGAAAAGTTCGCCGATTCCTTTGGCTGATGATGATTTCGGGAATTTTGACGAAGATTTCAGTTCCGGTGATTTTTCAGATGAAGACGAAGGTTTTGATGATGAGGAAGATGATTTCGATGATGATTTCTTTGAAGAGGATGATACTGACGAAGTTTAA
- a CDS encoding M1 family metallopeptidase codes for MKKLIISLGLLGILFTGTAYAQTETSGRTEYRQTHTKSTELKHTKLKVNFDYAKEQMNGEEWLTASPHFYPSDSLILDAKAMLIHEVALDKNGGKTPLKYAYKDDMLKITLDKTYTRNQEYTVYIKYTARPNEVTEKGSAAITDAKGLYFVNAQGKDADKPTQIWTQGETEASSAWFPTIDKPNQKTTQEIYMTVPDKYVTLSNGLMKSSVKEGNGLRTDHWVMDKKHAPYLFFMGVGDYAVVKDKWRNIAVDYYVEKEYEAYAKQIFGNTPEMLEFFSKKLNYDYPWSKYAQITARDYVSGAMENTTAVLHQESAQQKPGDLIDENRWEDVISHELFHHWFGDLVTTESWSNLTVNESFANYSEYLWNEHKYGKDFADYTLMKAAEGYFRDPSNVTKDLVRFNYHHKEDMFDGVSYNKGGSILHMLRNYVGDDAFWAGMTDYLKTNEYGTGEAHQFRLSLEKVSGKDLNWFFNQWYFNSGHPKVSYTTTFEPVKKQVKVTVSQDQVGGNFQFPLALDIYENGKPTRKNVWVSAKDKNDFSFPVSKNPDFINLNADGVILGEFTENKTPDQYFVQYSNSKEFLSRYKAVDKAAENKAANPASLKTLVAALKDPNFRIRMKALSGLDLTKSDQAKAALAEVEKMASNDTKTLVQAAAISALSKTKDKKYFPVFEKGMNAVSNSVKGSSLSGIAVVDPSKVATLAGSIDLDGASDDLIAELLPIIVKNKIEKQMPAIASTAAFYPFVKFQNPELGAAAEDGYNWIMSSDNLKATENVTKILIQVKKQIGDNPQAKMMIVQILRDGLAKKMAVLKGNPSSPTINQQVDAINKAIEAYK; via the coding sequence ATGAAGAAACTCATCATTTCCTTAGGACTACTCGGCATTCTATTTACCGGTACTGCCTACGCCCAAACCGAAACTTCCGGCAGAACCGAATACCGCCAAACCCACACTAAGTCTACGGAACTTAAGCATACTAAACTCAAAGTAAATTTCGATTATGCCAAAGAACAGATGAACGGCGAGGAATGGTTAACGGCCAGTCCGCATTTCTATCCTTCGGATTCCCTGATTCTGGATGCTAAAGCGATGCTCATTCACGAAGTGGCTTTGGACAAAAATGGTGGTAAAACGCCGCTGAAATACGCGTACAAAGATGATATGCTGAAAATCACTTTAGATAAGACCTATACGCGGAATCAGGAGTATACGGTTTACATTAAATACACCGCGCGTCCTAATGAAGTAACCGAAAAGGGCAGCGCTGCAATTACCGATGCAAAGGGACTTTATTTCGTAAACGCACAGGGAAAAGATGCTGATAAGCCTACCCAGATCTGGACACAGGGTGAAACCGAAGCCAGTTCTGCATGGTTCCCAACCATCGACAAGCCCAATCAGAAAACCACTCAGGAAATTTACATGACCGTGCCCGACAAATATGTCACTTTATCTAACGGTTTGATGAAATCTTCGGTGAAAGAAGGCAACGGGCTCCGTACCGATCACTGGGTGATGGATAAAAAGCATGCACCTTACCTGTTTTTTATGGGAGTGGGAGATTATGCTGTGGTGAAAGATAAGTGGAGAAATATTGCAGTAGATTATTATGTTGAAAAAGAATATGAAGCGTACGCGAAGCAGATTTTCGGCAACACTCCGGAAATGTTGGAGTTCTTTTCTAAAAAACTGAATTACGATTATCCCTGGTCCAAATATGCGCAGATTACCGCAAGAGATTACGTTTCCGGGGCGATGGAAAATACCACAGCGGTACTTCATCAGGAATCCGCGCAGCAAAAACCGGGCGACCTGATCGATGAAAACCGCTGGGAAGATGTGATTTCTCATGAGCTTTTCCATCATTGGTTTGGCGATCTGGTTACTACCGAAAGCTGGAGTAACCTAACGGTAAACGAATCTTTCGCCAACTATTCCGAATACCTTTGGAATGAACATAAATATGGTAAAGACTTCGCCGATTATACTTTAATGAAAGCTGCTGAAGGTTATTTCCGGGATCCTTCCAATGTCACCAAAGATTTGGTGCGTTTTAATTACCATCACAAAGAAGATATGTTTGATGGGGTTTCATATAATAAAGGAGGCTCAATTCTTCACATGTTGAGAAATTATGTGGGAGACGATGCTTTCTGGGCCGGAATGACAGATTACCTCAAAACCAATGAATACGGTACGGGCGAAGCACATCAGTTCCGTCTATCGCTGGAAAAAGTTTCAGGCAAAGATTTAAACTGGTTCTTCAATCAGTGGTATTTCAACAGCGGTCACCCGAAAGTTTCATACACTACAACCTTCGAACCTGTGAAAAAGCAGGTGAAAGTTACGGTAAGTCAGGATCAGGTGGGCGGTAATTTCCAGTTTCCGCTGGCGCTCGACATCTATGAAAACGGAAAACCTACAAGGAAAAATGTTTGGGTAAGTGCGAAAGATAAAAACGATTTTAGCTTCCCGGTTTCCAAAAATCCAGATTTTATTAATTTGAATGCTGACGGAGTCATTTTAGGTGAGTTTACGGAAAATAAAACTCCGGATCAATATTTCGTGCAATACTCAAATTCAAAAGAATTTTTAAGCAGATATAAAGCAGTAGATAAAGCAGCGGAGAATAAAGCAGCAAATCCTGCGTCACTGAAAACTTTGGTCGCAGCATTGAAAGACCCGAACTTCAGAATCAGAATGAAAGCGCTGAGCGGTCTCGATTTAACAAAATCTGATCAGGCGAAAGCAGCGTTGGCAGAAGTCGAAAAAATGGCTTCCAATGATACTAAAACTTTGGTTCAGGCTGCAGCGATCTCAGCTTTGAGTAAAACAAAAGACAAGAAATACTTCCCTGTTTTTGAGAAAGGAATGAATGCGGTGTCTAATTCTGTAAAAGGAAGTTCTCTTTCCGGGATTGCGGTAGTGGATCCTTCAAAAGTTGCGACTTTAGCTGGCAGCATTGATCTTGACGGTGCAAGCGACGATTTAATTGCGGAACTTTTACCGATTATCGTAAAAAACAAAATCGAAAAACAAATGCCGGCAATTGCCTCAACAGCGGCGTTTTACCCTTTCGTGAAATTCCAGAATCCTGAATTGGGCGCAGCTGCCGAAGACGGTTATAACTGGATCATGAGTTCTGATAATCTGAAAGCAACGGAAAATGTAACGAAGATTTTAATCCAGGTTAAAAAGCAGATCGGCGATAATCCGCAGGCAAAAATGATGATTGTACAGATCCTGAGAGACGGTCTTGCTAAAAAAATGGCGGTGTTGAAAGGTAATCCTTCAAGTCCGACCATCAATCAGCAGGTTGACGCCATTAACAAAGCGATTGAAGCTTATAAATAA
- a CDS encoding sensor histidine kinase produces the protein MRFHRLTLLASVFLTVAMSLVALGFDYTNDAVFHSKSNFYLTLFVCVVLIFALNYVILDYLFNFYGKKQIRKISTILPEDISPDDDNEMDFKQLGERFSAFSQKSATEMVTMKEMETYRKEYIGNVSHELKTPLFSIQGYVETLMDGGVENLAIRDKYLERIDKSVERLLNIVKDLDMINQYESGEITLNVTSFDLNSVVREIIDLLDLEALRKEARVQLQTAAPQIFVNADKQKISQVLINLISNAIHYANRDRAQIIIKTTILKNKVLVTVEDNGMGIKPEVLPRIFERFYRVETSRNRNDGGSGLGLAIVKHILEAHGENISVESVYLEGTQFSFLLEKSN, from the coding sequence ATGAGGTTTCACCGGCTTACTTTACTTGCTTCAGTTTTCCTGACCGTAGCCATGTCTCTGGTGGCGTTGGGTTTCGATTATACCAACGATGCGGTTTTTCACAGCAAAAGCAATTTTTATCTTACTCTTTTCGTTTGCGTCGTCCTGATATTTGCGCTTAATTATGTGATTCTTGATTACCTTTTTAATTTCTATGGTAAGAAGCAGATAAGAAAAATCTCTACCATTCTTCCGGAAGACATCAGTCCCGATGATGATAATGAAATGGATTTTAAGCAGCTGGGGGAAAGATTTTCTGCCTTTAGCCAAAAGAGCGCGACCGAAATGGTAACCATGAAAGAAATGGAAACTTATCGGAAAGAATACATCGGAAATGTTTCTCATGAACTGAAAACCCCTTTATTTTCTATCCAGGGATATGTTGAAACCCTTATGGATGGCGGTGTGGAAAATCTGGCAATCCGCGATAAATACCTGGAAAGAATTGATAAATCGGTAGAAAGGTTACTTAATATCGTGAAGGATCTTGATATGATCAACCAATACGAATCCGGCGAAATAACGTTGAATGTCACCAGTTTCGATCTTAACAGTGTCGTGCGCGAGATTATTGACCTTCTGGATCTGGAAGCACTTCGGAAAGAAGCAAGAGTACAGCTGCAGACCGCAGCACCGCAGATTTTCGTAAATGCCGATAAGCAGAAAATCTCTCAGGTCCTGATCAATTTAATTTCAAATGCCATTCATTATGCGAACAGAGACAGGGCGCAGATTATCATCAAAACTACCATCCTGAAAAATAAGGTTTTGGTCACCGTGGAAGACAACGGAATGGGAATTAAACCTGAAGTTTTACCCCGTATCTTTGAAAGGTTTTACCGCGTGGAAACCAGCAGAAACCGTAACGACGGGGGGTCCGGACTGGGTCTCGCTATTGTGAAACATATTCTGGAAGCGCATGGGGAGAATATCTCCGTGGAAAGCGTATATTTGGAAGGTACACAGTTCAGTTTTTTACTCGAGAAAAGCAATTAA
- a CDS encoding alpha-amylase family glycosyl hydrolase: MKKLILLAIIGLGIASCTTQKSTKMNELPSEWKHTTNIYEVNIRQYTPEGTFRAFEKEMPRLKEMGVKTLWFMPITPIAQKNKKGPLGSQYAAQDYTAINPEFGTMEDFKHMVDEAHKMGFKVIIDWVANHTGWDHVWTKTHPEFYLKDPKTNDFQIASGMDDIIELDYSNPEMRLAMIEAMKFWVRETNIDGFRCDLAAWVEVDFWQQARPEVEKVKPLFWLGEFDELDNPDYGKVFDASYIWNWMHKTKDYNDGKASFDDLKNLLSRYSAIGDGSMRAWFTSNHDENTWNGTEYEKYGVLAKPLAVFSVTWNGVPLLYNGQELPLKTKRLEFFEKDPIPWTGTNELHGFYKTLLNLKSDNPALRGGDPAAKTQILKTSADDKVLAYVRKNGKDEVLVVLNFSKENVSFTIGDENVSGVFKNVFSGPVKDFSQDKSFYLPVGGYAVMEK, from the coding sequence ATGAAAAAACTCATCCTTTTAGCAATCATCGGTCTGGGAATCGCATCCTGTACCACTCAAAAATCTACAAAAATGAACGAGTTGCCCAGCGAATGGAAGCACACCACCAATATTTACGAAGTTAATATAAGACAGTACACTCCGGAAGGAACTTTCCGGGCATTCGAAAAAGAGATGCCGCGTCTGAAAGAAATGGGAGTAAAGACCCTTTGGTTTATGCCGATCACACCCATCGCACAGAAAAATAAAAAAGGGCCTTTGGGCAGCCAGTATGCAGCACAGGACTACACCGCCATCAATCCGGAATTCGGTACGATGGAAGATTTTAAACATATGGTGGATGAAGCTCATAAAATGGGTTTCAAAGTAATCATCGACTGGGTTGCAAATCACACCGGTTGGGACCATGTATGGACGAAAACCCATCCTGAGTTTTATCTTAAAGATCCTAAAACAAACGATTTCCAGATCGCTTCCGGAATGGATGATATTATCGAACTGGACTACAGCAATCCTGAAATGCGATTAGCGATGATCGAAGCTATGAAATTCTGGGTGCGCGAAACCAATATCGACGGATTCCGCTGCGACCTCGCTGCTTGGGTTGAAGTTGATTTCTGGCAGCAGGCAAGACCGGAAGTTGAAAAAGTAAAACCGCTCTTCTGGCTCGGCGAATTCGACGAACTCGACAATCCTGATTACGGGAAAGTTTTCGATGCAAGTTACATCTGGAACTGGATGCACAAAACAAAAGATTATAACGACGGGAAAGCTTCTTTTGATGATTTAAAAAATCTTCTTTCAAGATATTCAGCGATCGGAGACGGTTCGATGAGAGCCTGGTTTACTTCCAATCATGACGAAAATACCTGGAACGGAACCGAGTATGAAAAATATGGTGTTCTGGCAAAACCTTTAGCCGTGTTTTCCGTAACGTGGAATGGCGTTCCGCTACTTTATAACGGTCAGGAACTTCCATTGAAAACAAAAAGACTGGAGTTTTTCGAGAAAGATCCAATCCCGTGGACAGGAACTAATGAACTTCACGGTTTCTACAAAACTTTACTAAACCTTAAATCAGATAATCCGGCATTAAGAGGAGGTGATCCTGCCGCAAAAACTCAGATTCTTAAAACTTCGGCAGACGATAAGGTCTTAGCTTATGTCAGAAAGAACGGTAAAGATGAGGTGTTGGTTGTTCTCAATTTCTCTAAAGAGAATGTCTCTTTTACCATCGGTGACGAAAATGTTTCCGGAGTATTTAAAAATGTTTTCAGTGGTCCCGTAAAAGATTTTTCACAGGATAAAAGTTTTTACTTACCGGTCGGCGGATATGCCGTAATGGAAAAATAA
- a CDS encoding dicarboxylate/amino acid:cation symporter — protein sequence MREVLKNYSGIILLLSGIIAGSFIGIFFPAAVTYLKPLGDIFLNLLFVSVVPLVFFAVSNSIASLEQQSKFGKIIFSLIFTFLLFIIIAALFTIAAVWLFPTEALPSTSPETIDTGTDATWGDRIVSFFTVGEFTELFSRKSMLALLIFAFLTGTAVRKTGDSGAAFRQFLASGYEVMKELLLIVMKAAPIGLGAYFAYQVATVGPQLFGFYAKPLGLYYVAGTVYFLLFFTIYAFMAKGKDGVQKFWKNNIYPSLTAISTCSSFATMPANLQAAAKIGVPDAIANIVIPIGSTLHKNGSSMSSIIKIYVAFLIIGENFFDPMNLLLAIGITIFVSIVAGGIPNGGYIGEMLMISVYQLPVEAIPAVMIIGTLVDPLATVLNSTGDTVAAMFVTKISGEKFEEPKDFAV from the coding sequence ATGCGTGAAGTTTTAAAAAACTATTCCGGAATTATCCTTCTGTTGAGCGGAATTATTGCCGGAAGTTTTATCGGTATATTTTTTCCGGCAGCGGTGACCTATTTAAAGCCTTTGGGCGATATCTTCCTGAATTTACTTTTCGTAAGCGTAGTTCCGCTGGTTTTTTTCGCGGTATCAAATTCCATTGCTTCACTGGAACAGCAGTCGAAATTCGGAAAAATTATTTTCTCCCTGATCTTCACTTTTCTACTGTTCATCATCATTGCTGCATTGTTTACGATTGCCGCTGTTTGGCTTTTTCCCACCGAAGCTTTGCCTTCAACTTCACCGGAAACCATTGACACCGGCACCGACGCAACCTGGGGCGACCGTATTGTAAGTTTCTTTACCGTTGGTGAATTTACCGAACTTTTTTCCAGAAAAAGTATGTTGGCGCTGTTGATTTTTGCATTTCTCACAGGAACGGCGGTGAGGAAAACCGGTGATTCGGGAGCAGCTTTCCGGCAATTTCTCGCATCAGGTTATGAAGTGATGAAAGAACTTCTGCTGATCGTGATGAAAGCCGCTCCTATCGGTTTAGGCGCTTATTTTGCGTATCAGGTGGCGACTGTAGGACCTCAGCTTTTCGGATTTTATGCGAAGCCGCTCGGACTTTATTACGTTGCCGGAACCGTTTACTTTCTTCTGTTTTTTACGATCTACGCCTTCATGGCGAAAGGAAAAGATGGTGTTCAGAAGTTCTGGAAAAACAATATCTATCCGAGTTTAACGGCAATTTCAACCTGCAGCAGTTTTGCAACAATGCCGGCTAATTTGCAGGCTGCTGCAAAAATCGGAGTCCCGGATGCGATTGCGAACATTGTAATTCCGATCGGAAGTACGCTGCATAAAAACGGTTCATCAATGTCGTCCATCATTAAAATTTATGTAGCGTTTTTAATTATCGGAGAAAATTTCTTCGATCCTATGAATCTGCTTCTCGCTATCGGAATTACTATTTTTGTAAGTATTGTCGCCGGCGGAATCCCGAACGGAGGTTATATTGGCGAAATGCTGATGATTTCGGTATACCAGCTTCCGGTTGAGGCGATTCCCGCGGTAATGATTATCGGAACACTGGTAGATCCATTGGCAACCGTTTTAAATTCTACCGGAGATACCGTCGCTGCGATGTTTGTAACGAAAATTTCTGGTGAAAAATTTGAGGAGCCGAAGGATTTTGCGGTGTAA
- a CDS encoding thymidylate synthase, giving the protein MQNYLDLLQNIIDNGTDKTDRTGTGTRSIFGYQLRYDLSEGFPLVTTKKVHLKSIIYELLWFLKGDTNVKYLNDNGVSIWDEWADENGDLGPVYGAQWRSWQGADGKVIDQISEVIDQIKKNPDSRRLIVSAWNVAEIPNMALAPCHAMFQFYVADGKLSLQLYQRSADVFLGVPFNIASYALLLMMVAQVCDLEVGDYVHTFGDVHIYNNHFEQVKKQLSRTPKALPTMKLNPQIKDIFSFTFEDFTLENYDPHPGIKAPVAV; this is encoded by the coding sequence ATGCAAAATTACCTCGACTTACTTCAGAATATCATCGACAACGGAACCGATAAAACCGACAGAACCGGCACCGGCACCCGAAGTATTTTTGGTTACCAGCTGCGATACGATTTGTCTGAAGGTTTCCCTTTGGTGACCACTAAAAAAGTTCATTTAAAATCAATTATTTATGAATTGCTTTGGTTTTTAAAAGGCGATACCAATGTAAAATATTTAAATGATAACGGAGTTTCTATCTGGGACGAATGGGCTGATGAAAACGGTGATTTAGGTCCGGTTTACGGCGCGCAGTGGAGAAGCTGGCAAGGAGCCGACGGCAAAGTCATCGATCAGATTTCGGAAGTGATTGATCAGATTAAAAAAAATCCGGATTCCCGGAGACTCATCGTTTCCGCATGGAATGTTGCTGAAATTCCTAATATGGCTTTAGCGCCTTGCCACGCAATGTTTCAGTTTTACGTTGCCGACGGAAAATTATCGCTGCAGCTGTATCAGCGAAGTGCCGATGTTTTTCTTGGCGTTCCCTTTAATATTGCAAGTTATGCGTTGTTACTGATGATGGTTGCACAGGTTTGCGATCTGGAAGTAGGTGATTATGTTCACACTTTTGGTGATGTTCATATTTATAACAATCATTTCGAGCAGGTCAAAAAACAACTTTCCAGAACTCCGAAAGCTTTACCAACGATGAAACTCAATCCTCAGATTAAAGATATTTTCAGTTTCACTTTTGAAGATTTCACGCTCGAAAATTATGATCCACATCCGGGAATTAAAGCGCCTGTAGCGGTTTAA
- a CDS encoding serine hydrolase domain-containing protein, with amino-acid sequence MWKKLFTAALSGAFILNFAQQGNREKLSAYLDSLAVRHKAVGSYALATGNEPDFVKVTGFADAEKQQKANMNTQYRIGSVSKIFTAVLVMKAVEEKKLSLDTKLSDFYPAIENSPKITVAQLMQHRTGIHNLTDEKEYWEYHQNPKTENELVSIIQKYKSDFSPGEKHAYSNSNYILLGYILEKVYKKSYAELLQDKIAKPLKLSMTKVGGKIDPAKNQAHAYYYKNGVYEKNPETDMSIPIGAGNIISTPTELLKFVIALENGKIISQKSLAAMKDFKDNYGFGLAKVPFIDRYGYGHSGRIEEFRSVLFYFPESKAGVSFITNQSDYDVNQISINMLKTAMNMDFKMPDFKEKTVDLALLKKYEGTYKAPGFPLDIKIFEENGKLMAQATGQTAFPLEVVSDSEFKFDPAGIKMKFNPDKNTIDFNQGSMVLTFTRQ; translated from the coding sequence ATGTGGAAAAAATTATTTACAGCCGCCCTGTCAGGAGCATTCATTCTGAATTTTGCCCAGCAGGGTAACCGCGAGAAACTATCAGCTTATCTGGATTCCCTCGCAGTACGTCATAAGGCAGTTGGCAGCTACGCGCTTGCGACTGGCAATGAACCTGACTTTGTAAAAGTAACCGGTTTTGCCGATGCTGAAAAACAGCAGAAGGCCAATATGAATACCCAATACCGGATTGGTTCGGTCTCCAAAATCTTTACTGCTGTTTTGGTGATGAAAGCGGTAGAAGAGAAAAAACTTTCGCTGGATACCAAACTTTCGGATTTTTACCCTGCGATCGAAAACTCACCGAAAATTACCGTAGCTCAACTCATGCAGCACCGTACCGGAATTCATAATCTTACCGACGAGAAGGAATATTGGGAATACCATCAGAATCCTAAGACTGAAAATGAGCTGGTTTCCATCATTCAGAAATATAAAAGTGACTTTTCTCCGGGAGAAAAACATGCTTACAGTAACTCCAATTACATCTTGTTGGGATATATACTGGAGAAAGTTTATAAAAAGTCGTATGCTGAACTGCTACAGGACAAAATTGCAAAACCCTTGAAACTTTCTATGACTAAAGTCGGCGGAAAAATTGATCCTGCAAAAAACCAGGCTCACGCCTATTACTACAAAAACGGAGTCTATGAAAAAAATCCGGAGACCGACATGAGTATCCCGATCGGCGCCGGAAATATTATTTCAACACCAACCGAGCTGCTTAAATTCGTCATTGCACTGGAAAACGGCAAGATCATTTCTCAAAAAAGCCTTGCGGCGATGAAGGATTTTAAAGATAATTACGGGTTTGGATTAGCTAAGGTGCCGTTTATTGACAGATACGGATATGGTCACAGCGGAAGGATCGAGGAATTCCGTTCGGTACTTTTTTACTTTCCGGAATCAAAAGCCGGGGTGAGTTTCATTACCAATCAATCGGATTATGATGTGAACCAGATTTCCATCAACATGTTGAAAACGGCAATGAATATGGATTTTAAAATGCCCGATTTTAAAGAGAAAACTGTTGATCTCGCACTCCTTAAAAAATATGAAGGCACGTACAAAGCACCAGGATTTCCGCTTGATATTAAAATTTTCGAAGAGAACGGAAAACTGATGGCTCAGGCTACCGGACAAACTGCATTTCCACTCGAGGTTGTTTCCGATTCCGAATTTAAATTTGATCCTGCGGGTATAAAAATGAAATTTAATCCCGATAAAAACACAATAGATTTCAATCAGGGATCTATGGTATTGACTTTCACAAGGCAGTAG
- a CDS encoding response regulator transcription factor, translated as MNQKKILLIDDEQDILEILSYNLEKEGYQVSTASNGNEGIEKAKQIIPDLILLDVMMPEKDGIETCQDLRKIKELQKTLIVFLSARSEEFSQLAGFQAGANDYIVKIIKPKILISKVNALLQLTSQVSETSKNINVGDLIIDKDNFRVSKAGQQFLLPKKEFDLLYLLASNTNKVFKREEILEKVWGNDVIVGERTIDVHIRRLREKLGISTIQTLKGIGYKLVV; from the coding sequence ATGAATCAGAAAAAAATTCTTTTAATTGATGACGAACAGGATATTCTGGAAATATTATCCTATAATCTCGAAAAAGAAGGTTACCAGGTTTCCACCGCCAGCAACGGAAACGAAGGAATTGAAAAGGCAAAACAGATCATCCCCGATCTTATTCTACTGGATGTGATGATGCCGGAAAAAGACGGCATCGAAACCTGCCAGGATTTAAGAAAAATCAAAGAACTGCAGAAAACGCTCATCGTATTTCTTTCCGCAAGAAGCGAAGAGTTTTCTCAGCTTGCCGGTTTTCAGGCTGGAGCCAATGATTATATCGTGAAAATCATTAAACCGAAAATTCTTATTTCTAAAGTCAACGCCCTTTTACAGCTTACTTCGCAGGTTTCTGAGACTTCAAAAAATATTAATGTTGGCGATTTGATAATTGATAAAGACAATTTCAGGGTTTCCAAGGCCGGGCAACAGTTCCTGCTTCCTAAAAAAGAATTTGATCTGCTTTATCTCCTTGCTTCCAATACCAATAAAGTTTTCAAACGCGAAGAAATCCTGGAAAAAGTCTGGGGCAACGATGTAATTGTTGGCGAAAGAACCATCGATGTACACATCCGCCGCCTCCGCGAAAAACTGGGAATCAGTACCATTCAGACCTTAAAGGGAATCGGTTACAAATTAGTTGTGTAA